One region of Kytococcus sedentarius DSM 20547 genomic DNA includes:
- a CDS encoding SAF domain-containing protein yields the protein MPDSPVAQRLRRPRWTDARLLVGGALVLAATLAGAALLGQDEGPRHWVAAADLPTGHVLGSEDLRPVEGSSPEGVYLTGDDPLADRAGQVVLRPVGQGEFLPVADLGGADRLDLRRVSLEVSPGSAATLSPGSVVDLWATPRAVAGEKKRPTPRQVLAGAEVARVQEAGDRLAGGDQTVAVDFLVSTDQVEELLAETGSEAEVTAVPLAGSPGSAGAGS from the coding sequence GTGCCGGACAGCCCGGTGGCACAACGGCTGCGCAGGCCCCGGTGGACGGACGCCCGCCTCCTGGTGGGCGGAGCCCTGGTGCTGGCGGCGACCCTCGCGGGGGCCGCTCTGCTGGGGCAGGACGAGGGCCCCCGGCACTGGGTCGCGGCGGCGGACCTCCCCACCGGCCATGTGCTGGGCAGCGAGGACCTGCGTCCGGTGGAGGGAAGCTCGCCCGAGGGGGTCTACCTCACCGGTGACGACCCCCTGGCCGACCGGGCCGGTCAGGTGGTCCTGCGCCCGGTCGGCCAGGGGGAGTTCCTCCCCGTCGCGGACCTCGGCGGGGCAGACCGGCTCGACCTGCGCCGGGTCTCGCTCGAGGTGTCCCCCGGGAGCGCGGCCACGTTGAGCCCGGGCTCCGTGGTGGACCTGTGGGCCACGCCGCGTGCCGTGGCGGGGGAGAAGAAGCGCCCGACACCTCGCCAGGTGCTGGCCGGGGCGGAGGTGGCCCGCGTGCAGGAGGCCGGTGACCGGCTCGCCGGGGGCGACCAGACGGTCGCGGTCGACTTCCTGGTGTCCACCGACCAGGTGGAGGAGCTCCTGGCCGAGACCGGCTCCGAAGCCGAGGTGACGGCCGTCCCGTTGGCGGGCTCGCCGGGCAGCGCGGGGGCAGGGTCGTGA
- a CDS encoding LysM peptidoglycan-binding domain-containing protein, translating to MTMEWTHATGTANPRSTAHTARLLAAAVAVACSAAAWVVGHRALAGARSAWGAPEPLEPLGWLVQAALAVVVAWLAAGFALEALAGLPGRLGGAVAGVRERLGPWGGGAVVSLVLGVLTSPAAAHAQDTPDPLDLSTLAPASSTAPVTPGQATPPEEPLPPGPAPASSTEPEPEPEPGTTATDRTVTVAPGDTLWEIAARSLGPQASAPAVDAEWRLWYAANREVIGADPHLLLPGTRLEAPATGTGADR from the coding sequence ATGACGATGGAATGGACGCACGCGACCGGGACCGCGAACCCCCGGAGCACTGCCCACACCGCGCGCCTCCTGGCCGCCGCCGTGGCCGTGGCCTGCTCGGCCGCCGCCTGGGTGGTCGGCCACCGCGCGCTCGCCGGGGCACGATCTGCTTGGGGCGCACCCGAACCCCTGGAACCCCTCGGGTGGCTGGTCCAGGCGGCCCTGGCCGTGGTGGTGGCCTGGCTCGCGGCCGGCTTCGCCCTGGAGGCGCTCGCCGGACTCCCCGGCCGCCTGGGGGGTGCGGTGGCTGGGGTGCGCGAGCGCCTCGGTCCCTGGGGAGGGGGCGCCGTGGTGTCCCTGGTCCTCGGCGTCCTCACCTCCCCGGCAGCGGCCCACGCCCAGGACACCCCGGACCCGCTGGACCTGTCCACCCTCGCGCCCGCGTCGTCCACGGCCCCCGTGACGCCGGGCCAGGCCACCCCGCCCGAGGAGCCCCTGCCCCCGGGTCCGGCGCCGGCATCGTCCACCGAGCCCGAGCCCGAGCCCGAGCCCGGGACCACCGCGACGGACCGGACGGTGACCGTCGCGCCCGGGGACACCCTGTGGGAGATCGCCGCCCGCTCGCTCGGTCCGCAGGCCTCGGCTCCGGCCGTCGATGCCGAGTGGCGGCTCTGGTACGCCGCCAACCGCGAGGTGATCGGCGCCGATCCCCACCTGCTGCTCCCGGGCACGCGCCTGGAGGCACCCGCCACCGGGACGGGGGCCGACCGATGA
- a CDS encoding Rv3235 family protein produces MRAQQGAAEIGFFDRQPTSTADLSPALPWAAHLSRSIIEVMEGSRDPQQLTRWVAPDILTRLARRNALSRRFGTATGATGVRTVRACHVRDGIVEVTAVVVIRNQVRALALRLEGLDGRWLLTVLEVG; encoded by the coding sequence ATGAGGGCGCAGCAGGGCGCAGCCGAGATCGGCTTCTTCGACCGTCAGCCCACCTCCACCGCCGACCTCAGCCCGGCCCTCCCCTGGGCGGCGCACCTCAGCCGGTCGATCATCGAGGTCATGGAGGGCTCCCGCGACCCGCAGCAGCTCACCCGCTGGGTGGCGCCCGACATCCTCACCCGGCTGGCCCGGCGCAACGCGCTCTCCCGCCGCTTCGGGACCGCCACCGGGGCCACCGGCGTGCGCACGGTCCGCGCCTGCCACGTGCGCGACGGCATCGTGGAGGTCACCGCCGTCGTGGTGATCCGCAACCAGGTGCGTGCCCTGGCGCTCCGCCTGGAGGGGCTCGACGGGCGGTGGTTGCTCACCGTGCTGGAGGTCGGCTGA
- the secA gene encoding preprotein translocase subunit SecA, whose product MPKIIDRVLRAGEGRVLKRLQGIADAVNAQEAGIQGLTDAELLEQTDRFRARLADGETLDDLLPEAFATVREAAVRTLGKRHFDVQIMGGAALHHGSVAEMKTGEGKTLVATLPSYLNALTGKGVHVVTVNDYLAEYQAELMGRVHRFLGLETGVILSKLSPAQRREEYRKDITYGTNNEFGFDYLRDNMAWSTSDLVQREHHYAIVDEVDSILIDEARTPLIISGPGDQATSWYTTFATLAGMLEKGTAADKLKGIEATGDYEVDIKKRTVGVLESGIEKVEDYLGVHNLYEARNTPLIGYLNNAIKAKELFTKDKDYVVMDGEVHIVDEHTGRLLKGRRYNDGIHQAIEAKEQVEIKQENQTLATVTLQNYFRMYDKLAGMTGTAQTEAAELHSIYKLDVVPIPTNRPMQRQDQADLVFAKAKGKFDAVVEDIVERHRRGQPVLVGTTSVSKSEYLSEQLTARGVQHEVLNAKYHEQEAAIVAEAGRKGAVTVATNMAGRGTDIMLGGSPEFMAVASLKKRGLDPDEQPEAYEAAWDEALARAEKAVQTEHQEVLELGGLYVLGTERHDSRRIDNQLRGRSGRQGDPGESRFYLSLEDDLMVRFNSGLMQRAMAGADPDTPLEFGMLTKAIERAQTQVESQNFESRKNVLKYDDVLNRQREVIYAERKRVLEGADLESQVRHFINDVIIGYVQGATVHGYAEDWDFDELWGALEELYPVSLTVDDIVEAAGGIGGVDAGLLIDELTSDAQHAYDAREQAMGETVMRQLERRVVLGVLDRKWREHLYEMDYLKEGIGLRSMAQRDPLVEYQREGYQMFGVMADSIKEEAVMGLFSVEPSAQGVQAVAAGEQRRKHGGAVDANEDQASWQYTAPTAEGGVERRNATGQSGNRAQRRAAQRG is encoded by the coding sequence GTGCCCAAGATCATCGACCGAGTCCTGCGCGCCGGCGAGGGCCGCGTGCTGAAGCGGTTGCAGGGGATCGCTGATGCGGTCAACGCGCAGGAGGCGGGCATCCAGGGGCTCACCGACGCCGAGCTGCTGGAGCAGACCGACCGTTTCCGGGCCCGCCTGGCCGACGGCGAGACGTTGGACGACCTGCTGCCCGAGGCCTTCGCCACCGTCCGTGAGGCCGCGGTGCGCACCCTCGGCAAGCGGCACTTCGACGTGCAGATCATGGGTGGGGCTGCGCTGCACCACGGGTCGGTGGCCGAGATGAAGACCGGTGAGGGCAAGACGCTGGTGGCCACGCTGCCGAGCTACCTCAACGCGCTCACCGGCAAGGGCGTCCACGTCGTGACCGTCAACGACTACCTGGCCGAGTACCAGGCCGAGCTCATGGGGCGTGTCCACCGCTTCCTGGGGTTGGAGACCGGTGTGATCCTGTCCAAGCTCTCCCCGGCCCAGCGCCGCGAGGAGTACCGCAAGGACATCACCTACGGCACGAACAACGAGTTCGGCTTCGACTACCTACGCGACAACATGGCCTGGTCCACCAGCGACCTGGTGCAGCGCGAGCACCACTACGCCATCGTCGACGAGGTGGACTCGATCCTCATCGACGAGGCCCGTACGCCGCTGATCATCTCCGGCCCGGGCGACCAGGCGACGAGCTGGTACACCACCTTCGCCACGCTGGCCGGCATGCTGGAGAAGGGCACGGCGGCCGACAAGCTCAAGGGCATCGAGGCCACCGGCGACTACGAGGTGGACATCAAGAAGCGCACCGTCGGCGTGCTGGAGTCCGGCATCGAGAAGGTGGAGGACTACCTCGGGGTCCACAACCTCTACGAGGCGCGCAACACCCCGCTGATCGGTTACCTGAACAACGCCATCAAGGCCAAGGAGCTGTTCACCAAGGACAAGGACTACGTCGTCATGGACGGTGAGGTCCACATCGTCGACGAGCACACCGGGCGCCTGCTCAAGGGCCGCCGTTACAACGACGGCATCCACCAGGCCATCGAGGCCAAGGAGCAGGTGGAGATCAAGCAGGAGAACCAGACCCTGGCCACGGTCACCCTGCAGAACTACTTCCGCATGTACGACAAGCTCGCCGGCATGACCGGTACCGCCCAGACCGAGGCGGCCGAGCTGCACTCGATCTACAAGCTGGACGTGGTGCCGATCCCCACCAACCGCCCGATGCAGCGGCAGGACCAGGCGGATTTGGTCTTCGCCAAGGCCAAGGGCAAGTTCGACGCGGTGGTTGAGGACATCGTCGAGCGCCACCGCAGGGGCCAGCCGGTGCTGGTGGGCACCACCAGCGTGAGCAAGTCCGAGTACCTCTCCGAGCAGCTCACGGCGCGCGGTGTGCAGCACGAGGTGCTGAACGCCAAGTACCACGAGCAGGAGGCCGCGATCGTGGCCGAGGCCGGGCGCAAGGGCGCGGTCACGGTGGCCACCAACATGGCCGGTCGAGGCACCGACATCATGCTGGGCGGCAGCCCGGAGTTCATGGCCGTCGCGTCGCTGAAGAAGCGTGGGCTGGACCCCGACGAGCAGCCCGAGGCCTACGAGGCGGCCTGGGACGAGGCGCTGGCGCGGGCCGAGAAGGCCGTGCAGACCGAGCACCAGGAGGTGCTGGAACTGGGCGGCCTGTACGTGCTGGGTACCGAGCGCCACGACTCGCGCCGCATCGACAACCAGCTGCGGGGCCGTTCGGGACGCCAGGGTGACCCCGGCGAGAGCCGCTTCTACCTCTCGCTCGAGGACGACCTGATGGTCCGGTTCAACTCGGGGCTGATGCAGCGTGCGATGGCGGGCGCCGACCCGGACACGCCGCTGGAGTTCGGCATGCTCACCAAGGCGATCGAACGCGCGCAGACGCAGGTGGAGAGCCAGAACTTCGAGTCGCGCAAGAATGTGCTCAAGTACGACGACGTGCTCAACCGCCAGCGCGAGGTCATCTACGCCGAGCGCAAGCGTGTGCTGGAGGGGGCGGACCTGGAGAGTCAGGTGCGTCACTTCATCAACGACGTGATCATCGGCTACGTGCAGGGTGCGACCGTCCACGGCTACGCCGAGGACTGGGACTTTGACGAGCTCTGGGGTGCGCTGGAGGAGCTCTACCCGGTCTCGCTCACGGTGGACGACATCGTCGAGGCCGCCGGCGGCATCGGTGGCGTGGACGCGGGCCTGCTCATCGACGAGCTGACCTCGGACGCCCAGCACGCCTACGACGCGCGCGAGCAGGCGATGGGGGAGACCGTCATGCGCCAGCTGGAGCGCCGCGTGGTGCTCGGCGTGCTGGACCGCAAGTGGCGCGAGCACCTCTACGAGATGGACTACCTCAAGGAGGGCATCGGCCTGCGCTCGATGGCGCAGCGCGACCCCCTGGTGGAGTACCAGCGTGAGGGCTACCAGATGTTCGGCGTCATGGCCGACTCCATCAAGGAAGAGGCCGTGATGGGTCTGTTCAGCGTGGAGCCCAGCGCCCAGGGCGTGCAGGCCGTCGCCGCGGGCGAGCAGCGCCGCAAGCACGGCGGGGCCGTGGACGCGAACGAGGACCAGGCCAGTTGGCAGTACACCGCGCCCACGGCCGAGGGCGGCGTGGAGCGACGCAACGCCACCGGCCAGAGCGGCAACCGCGCCCAGCGCCGGGCGGCGCAGCGGGGCTGA
- a CDS encoding DUF2505 domain-containing protein: MKIEHSFTLPAPVDRVMAMVADADYVADKIRRTGALDHTVEVNTDGPGPVIRTTRLMSTEQLPQVARRAVGERVTLTEEQTWQAPAADGSRSGQLKVGAGRAPVSLTATLHLEPRGEETVFSTVGDFTVSIPFLGPQLEKQAEPLVGQVVGIEEQASREWLASH; the protein is encoded by the coding sequence ATGAAGATCGAACACAGCTTCACGCTGCCCGCGCCGGTCGACCGCGTCATGGCCATGGTGGCCGACGCCGACTACGTGGCCGACAAGATCCGCCGCACCGGCGCGCTCGACCACACCGTCGAGGTCAACACCGACGGCCCGGGCCCGGTCATCCGCACCACGCGCCTGATGTCCACCGAGCAGCTGCCCCAGGTGGCGCGCCGCGCGGTCGGCGAGCGGGTGACGTTGACCGAGGAGCAGACCTGGCAGGCCCCCGCCGCCGACGGTTCCCGCTCCGGGCAGCTGAAGGTCGGCGCGGGTCGGGCGCCGGTGTCGCTGACGGCCACGCTCCACCTGGAGCCCCGCGGCGAGGAGACGGTCTTCTCCACGGTGGGCGACTTCACCGTGTCGATCCCCTTCCTCGGCCCGCAGCTCGAGAAGCAGGCCGAGCCGCTGGTGGGCCAGGTGGTCGGCATCGAGGAGCAGGCGTCCCGGGAGTGGTTGGCCAGCCACTGA
- a CDS encoding helix-turn-helix domain-containing protein: protein MARRFMALSDVAETLDISASQAYALVRSGELPAIKVGGRGQWRVELDELERYIQRQYAATRAMVESPGSPAETTEA, encoded by the coding sequence ATGGCACGACGGTTCATGGCGCTCAGCGACGTCGCCGAGACCCTGGACATCTCCGCCAGCCAGGCCTATGCCCTGGTCCGTTCCGGCGAGCTCCCCGCCATCAAGGTCGGCGGTCGCGGGCAGTGGCGGGTGGAGCTCGACGAGCTGGAGCGGTACATCCAGCGCCAGTACGCCGCCACCCGGGCCATGGTCGAGTCCCCCGGGAGCCCGGCCGAGACCACCGAGGCCTGA
- the pruA gene encoding L-glutamate gamma-semialdehyde dehydrogenase, with translation MDAVTHPPLPVNEPVKDYAPGSPERAELEVALAEIAANPVDLPHIIGGERVTGSGKKIEVVQPHAHAKVLGTLRDGTRADARKAIDAAQAARPAWQALSFDDRAGILLKAAELLTGPWRARMNAATMLGQSKTPLQAEIEAACEMADFWRFNVQFARELLEEQPPVSPKGVWNRMEYRPLDGFVYAVSPFNFTAIAGNLPTAPALMGNTVVWKPSTTQARSAQLIMELLEEAGMPAGVINLVHGTGPDISEEVLSDPNFAGLHFTGSTGTFKSLWRTIGENLDSYRQYPRIVGETGGKDFVVAHPTADRKVLITAMLRGAFEYQGQKCSAASRAYVPKSIWEDIKDDVVQRTEALTMGDVTDFSNFMGAVIDDRAFAKHKAAIDAAHADPKVEVVAGGTYDDSEGYFVRPTVVVVQDPEHEMLTTEYFGPILAVLVYEDDDFEGMLDQMKDVTEYALTGAVIARDRTAIARATEVLRFSAGNFYINDKPTGAIVGQQPFGGAGASGTNDKAGSKMNLLRWMSARSIKETFVAPTSEAYPHMG, from the coding sequence ATGGATGCTGTGACGCACCCGCCGCTCCCGGTGAACGAGCCGGTCAAGGACTACGCCCCGGGCAGCCCGGAGCGCGCTGAACTCGAGGTCGCCCTCGCGGAGATCGCGGCCAACCCGGTGGACCTGCCGCACATCATTGGCGGAGAGCGCGTCACCGGCTCCGGCAAGAAGATCGAGGTCGTGCAGCCCCACGCCCACGCCAAGGTGCTCGGCACCCTGCGCGACGGCACGCGTGCGGACGCCCGCAAGGCGATCGACGCCGCCCAGGCGGCCCGCCCGGCGTGGCAGGCCCTGTCCTTCGACGACCGCGCCGGCATCCTGCTCAAGGCCGCCGAGCTGCTGACCGGCCCGTGGCGCGCGCGCATGAACGCCGCGACGATGCTGGGCCAGTCCAAGACCCCCCTGCAGGCCGAGATCGAGGCCGCCTGCGAGATGGCGGACTTCTGGCGCTTCAACGTGCAGTTCGCCCGCGAGCTCCTGGAGGAGCAGCCCCCGGTCAGCCCCAAGGGTGTCTGGAACCGCATGGAGTACCGCCCGCTGGACGGCTTCGTCTACGCGGTGAGCCCGTTCAACTTCACCGCCATCGCCGGCAACCTGCCGACCGCCCCGGCCCTGATGGGCAACACGGTCGTGTGGAAGCCGTCCACCACCCAGGCCCGCTCCGCGCAGCTGATCATGGAGCTCCTGGAGGAGGCCGGCATGCCCGCTGGCGTCATCAACCTGGTGCACGGCACCGGCCCGGACATCTCCGAGGAGGTGCTGTCCGACCCGAACTTCGCCGGCCTGCACTTCACCGGCTCCACCGGCACCTTCAAGTCGCTGTGGCGCACCATCGGCGAGAACCTGGACAGCTACCGCCAGTACCCCCGCATCGTGGGCGAGACCGGTGGCAAGGACTTCGTCGTCGCCCACCCCACGGCCGACCGCAAGGTGCTGATCACCGCCATGCTGCGGGGCGCCTTCGAGTACCAGGGTCAGAAGTGCTCCGCGGCCTCGCGCGCCTACGTGCCGAAGTCCATCTGGGAGGACATCAAGGACGACGTGGTCCAGCGGACCGAGGCCCTCACCATGGGTGACGTCACCGACTTCTCCAACTTCATGGGCGCCGTCATCGACGACCGTGCGTTCGCCAAGCACAAGGCCGCCATCGACGCCGCGCACGCGGACCCGAAGGTGGAGGTCGTCGCCGGCGGCACCTACGACGACTCCGAGGGCTACTTCGTGCGCCCGACCGTCGTGGTGGTGCAGGACCCGGAGCACGAGATGCTCACCACCGAGTACTTCGGCCCGATCCTGGCCGTCCTGGTGTACGAGGACGACGACTTCGAGGGCATGCTCGACCAGATGAAGGACGTCACGGAGTACGCCCTGACCGGTGCCGTGATCGCGCGCGACCGCACCGCGATCGCCCGCGCGACCGAGGTGCTGCGCTTCTCGGCCGGCAACTTCTACATCAACGACAAGCCCACCGGGGCCATCGTCGGGCAGCAGCCCTTCGGCGGCGCCGGGGCCTCCGGCACCAACGACAAGGCCGGTTCCAAGATGAACCTGCTGCGTTGGATGAGCGCCCGCTCCATCAAGGAGACCTTCGTGGCGCCCACCAGCGAGGCCTACCCGCACATGGGCTGA
- a CDS encoding AAA family ATPase: MGGAAGPRRGVHCGTGRGAPQGATASGDHAPDQDEAAPDGGLPSGAVVAVWGPPGAPGRSTVALELAALLAADQEVLLVDGDTHAPGLAQHLALMDDASGLVAAARAADEGRLDVPALAAAARTVRPGLRVLTGIGRADRWPEVRAGAAQRVIDNARRLAALTVVDLHATLEDDEVLSYDTRAPRRNALALTVLAEADLVVVVGGADAIALQRLVRGLDTLGSVVPGTPQVLVLNRARRSAAREAELRETAERHLARGVDVVVPEDRATVDRAVLIGEPVTWSAPRSTVARRLAQVGELVTERVPR, from the coding sequence GTGGGAGGAGCTGCTGGCCCGCGCCGCGGCGTCCACTGCGGAACCGGCCGGGGTGCCCCGCAGGGGGCCACCGCGTCGGGGGACCACGCGCCGGACCAGGACGAGGCCGCTCCGGACGGCGGGCTCCCGTCTGGTGCCGTCGTGGCGGTGTGGGGACCGCCGGGGGCACCCGGCCGCTCGACCGTGGCCCTGGAGCTCGCGGCGCTGCTCGCGGCGGACCAGGAGGTGCTGCTCGTGGACGGGGACACCCACGCCCCGGGCCTGGCCCAGCACCTCGCCCTCATGGACGACGCCTCCGGGCTGGTGGCCGCGGCCCGCGCCGCCGACGAGGGTCGCCTCGACGTCCCGGCCCTCGCGGCAGCGGCCCGCACGGTGCGTCCCGGTCTGCGGGTCCTCACCGGCATCGGCCGTGCCGACCGGTGGCCGGAGGTGCGCGCCGGGGCAGCCCAGCGCGTGATCGACAACGCCCGGCGGCTGGCGGCGCTCACGGTGGTCGACCTCCACGCGACCCTGGAGGACGACGAGGTGCTCTCGTACGACACCCGGGCACCACGTCGCAACGCGCTGGCGCTGACGGTGCTGGCCGAAGCCGACCTCGTCGTGGTCGTCGGGGGCGCCGACGCCATCGCCCTGCAGCGGTTGGTGCGTGGCCTGGACACCCTCGGGTCCGTGGTGCCCGGCACCCCGCAGGTGCTGGTGCTGAACCGGGCCCGCCGATCGGCGGCGCGGGAGGCCGAGCTGCGGGAGACGGCCGAGCGGCACCTCGCGCGGGGCGTGGACGTGGTGGTGCCGGAGGACCGGGCGACCGTGGACCGCGCCGTGCTGATCGGTGAACCGGTCACCTGGAGCGCCCCCCGCTCGACGGTGGCACGCCGGTTGGCGCAGGTCGGTGAACTGGTGACCGAGCGCGTGCCACGATGA